ACTTGGGAACGTAGCGGTTCGAGGAGTTTCAGGCCGTGTATGGCTTTTTCAAAAAGGTCGTCGATGTGTTTGGTTTCGGGTAGTTTAAAAAACGGGACTCCCGCAAAATCTTCGGTAAAACGAACGATAATAGCCTGCGCCTTGGGAAGGAGCGAGGGTTGATAGTACGAAGCATCATTTTTCCAATAGTGGGGTAAGTTTTTGCCCAACAACACAACTTCACCCTTTTCAAAACGCTCCACGCTTTGCCCGATGAAACGTGTACCGGTACTTTCAACGATGTAATTGAGTTCGAGTTCGGGGTGATAATGCCAGGGGTGCGTAAAATAAGGTACTTGCTCGTGTCGGATATCAAACGAGCGGTGCGTTGTCTGCGGGACGGTCAGTCGATTGGGGCGCATTCGATTTATGCAATGTTTTTTGCCTGAAAAACTGCTAATTCAATTTTTATGCAAATAAAACGATATTTTCTGCAAAATTATCATTAGAAAGATAATGGTGTATGATAGAACTTTGCAAAATCAAACAATCCCATTATGATTCGTTTACCGCTTACCTGCCTGTTTACATGGCTTTTGGGAGTTAATCTTTGCCATGCCCAAAGCTCGAATACCCTTACGCAATCCGAGAAAAAGTCGGGCTGGGTTTTGCTGTTTGACGGCAAAACAACCAATGGTTGGCGGGGAGCCTACAGCACCGATTTTCCGAAGCACGGCTGGGTCGTAAAAGAGGGTGAATTACGGGGCGAACTTTCGACAGGGGCAGAATCGGGCGATGCCGGAGATATTGTCACGTTGAAAAAGTACAAAAATTTTGAGCTGGTTTTCGAGTGGAAACTGGGCAAAGGGGGAAACTCCGGCGTAAAGTACTTTATTGAAGAACGTCGGCCTAAGCCTGATAAAGGCTCGCAGGCCGGATATGAATACCAACTCATTGACGATGCCAATTATATCTACAACGGCAAGCCCTTGCCGCAAGACCTCAAAACAGCTTCGATTTATGATGTAATGGCCGCCCGAAAACCCGATGCCAAAGTGGAAGTGTGGCACTCTTCCCGAATCATTGTGAACGACAATCATATCGAACATTGGCTCGACGGACAAAAAGTATTGAACATTGACCGGAATGCGGAGGCGTTCAAACAGGGTGTTCAGGACAGTAAATTCAAAGAGTATCAGGGTTTTACTGCGATTCCCGAAGGACATATTTTATTGCAGGACCACGGACACAGCGTAGCGTTCAAAAACATTAAACTGAAAGAATTATGAACCGACGAAATTTCCTTAAAA
Above is a window of Runella slithyformis DSM 19594 DNA encoding:
- a CDS encoding 3-keto-disaccharide hydrolase — protein: MIRLPLTCLFTWLLGVNLCHAQSSNTLTQSEKKSGWVLLFDGKTTNGWRGAYSTDFPKHGWVVKEGELRGELSTGAESGDAGDIVTLKKYKNFELVFEWKLGKGGNSGVKYFIEERRPKPDKGSQAGYEYQLIDDANYIYNGKPLPQDLKTASIYDVMAARKPDAKVEVWHSSRIIVNDNHIEHWLDGQKVLNIDRNAEAFKQGVQDSKFKEYQGFTAIPEGHILLQDHGHSVAFKNIKLKEL